The following proteins are co-located in the Candidatus Phytoplasma asteris genome:
- a CDS encoding ATP-binding cassette domain-containing protein, whose amino-acid sequence MTSSNQVLIEIKNLSKNFSIKKNFLKPDTLLKANQNINLSIFKGETLAVVGGSGSGKSTLGQVLLQLVKPTSGNVFYHKETIPKTKETQTKDIEEIDLTTLSNKEKRFLRKDLQIIFQDPFSSLNTHLKISDIIGEGLLIHKMTKGKKDPKYQTMILAIMKKCGIDTSLYDRYPHQLSGGQRQRIAIARALIIKPKFVVCDEIVSALDVSIQAQILNLLNDLKKDYQLTFLFITHDLGVARFLSDRICVMHLGKVIEIAPSESLFKKPYHPYTKQLLNAIPKLKTQNKALEEMPITYETNKFRFLFHTQKQDLDWYQVAPNHFISCTLKNKATKI is encoded by the coding sequence AAACTTTTCTATCAAAAAAAACTTTTTAAAACCAGATACCTTACTAAAAGCCAACCAAAATATTAATTTATCCATTTTCAAAGGCGAAACATTAGCCGTAGTTGGAGGCTCTGGTTCAGGAAAATCAACTTTAGGACAAGTTCTTCTACAACTTGTAAAACCTACTTCAGGCAATGTTTTTTATCACAAAGAAACAATCCCCAAAACTAAGGAAACACAGACAAAAGACATTGAAGAAATTGATTTAACTACTTTAAGTAATAAAGAAAAGCGCTTTTTAAGAAAAGATTTACAAATTATTTTCCAAGATCCTTTTTCTTCCCTTAACACTCATCTCAAAATATCAGATATCATTGGCGAAGGACTTTTAATCCACAAAATGACAAAAGGCAAAAAAGACCCCAAATATCAAACAATGATTCTAGCTATCATGAAAAAATGTGGCATTGATACTTCTCTTTATGACCGTTATCCTCATCAACTTTCAGGGGGACAAAGACAAAGAATTGCAATTGCAAGAGCTTTAATTATTAAACCTAAATTTGTTGTTTGCGATGAAATAGTATCAGCATTAGATGTATCAATTCAAGCCCAAATTTTAAACCTTTTAAATGATTTAAAAAAAGATTACCAACTAACTTTCTTGTTTATTACTCATGATTTAGGAGTTGCTCGTTTTTTAAGTGACCGCATTTGTGTAATGCATTTAGGAAAAGTAATTGAAATAGCACCTTCAGAAAGCCTTTTTAAAAAACCTTATCATCCCTACACCAAACAACTTCTAAATGCTATCCCTAAATTAAAAACTCAAAATAAAGCTTTAGAAGAAATGCCAATCACCTACGAAACTAACAAATTTAGATTTTTATTTCACACTCAAAAACAAGACCTAGATTGGTATCAAGTAGCCCCTAATCATTTTATTTCTTGCACTTTAAAAAATAAAGCTACTAAAATATAA
- a CDS encoding ABC transporter ATP-binding protein — MSLLKVSNLHTYFETQKGLIKAVRGVSFEVQKGKTLGIVGESGSGKSQTAISILKLFEKNQKIYQGEITFENRIISQFSEKEMQKIRGNEIAMIFQDAISSLNPVFKIKNQIIEVLMLHQKLDYTQAYQKTLDILEKVQIPNAQRVMNSYPHQLSGGMCQRIMIAMALVCKPKLLIADEATTALDVIVQKEILNLIACLQQEQNTAVLFITHDLGVVSQVADDIIVMYQGQIVESAKTSQILKNPKHPYTKSLLNNFLKTGLGYHNV, encoded by the coding sequence ATGAGTTTATTAAAAGTTAGCAATCTACATACTTATTTTGAAACCCAAAAAGGTCTAATCAAAGCAGTTCGTGGTGTTTCTTTTGAAGTTCAAAAAGGCAAAACTTTAGGAATAGTTGGAGAATCTGGTAGCGGCAAAAGCCAAACTGCAATTTCTATTCTCAAATTATTTGAAAAAAACCAAAAAATTTACCAAGGCGAAATTACTTTTGAAAATCGTATTATTTCTCAATTTAGTGAAAAAGAAATGCAAAAAATCAGAGGAAACGAAATTGCTATGATTTTCCAAGATGCCATTTCTAGCCTTAACCCTGTTTTTAAAATCAAAAATCAAATTATAGAAGTTCTAATGCTCCATCAAAAACTTGATTACACCCAAGCTTATCAAAAAACTCTTGATATTTTGGAAAAAGTGCAAATTCCTAACGCTCAAAGAGTAATGAATTCATATCCTCATCAACTTTCAGGCGGAATGTGTCAAAGAATAATGATTGCTATGGCATTAGTTTGTAAACCTAAACTTTTAATTGCTGACGAAGCAACTACTGCCCTAGATGTAATTGTCCAAAAAGAAATTCTTAATTTAATTGCTTGTCTACAACAAGAACAAAACACTGCTGTTTTATTTATCACCCATGATTTAGGAGTAGTTTCTCAAGTAGCCGATGATATTATTGTCATGTATCAAGGACAAATTGTAGAAAGTGCTAAAACATCCCAAATATTAAAAAATCCAAAACACCCCTACACTAAAAGTTTACTTAATAATTTTTTAAAAACTGGGCTTGGTTATCATAATGTTTAG